One window of Thermococcus zilligii AN1 genomic DNA carries:
- a CDS encoding class I SAM-dependent methyltransferase, with product MPKVEPFEKHRDRYEGWFERHKYAYLSELEAVKTLLPGEGKGAEIGVGTGRFAAPLGIKLGIEPSKAMAEVAKKRGIEVIEGVAENLPFSDESFDYLLMVTTICFVDDPEKALREAYRVLKPGGALVIGFVDGNSPIGRHYEEHREESVFYRDARFFSTEELLELLKKAGFKEFEIVQTLFHRLGEVKEVEPVKPGYGEGSFVVIKAVK from the coding sequence ATGCCAAAGGTAGAGCCCTTTGAAAAGCACCGCGACCGCTATGAGGGCTGGTTCGAGAGGCACAAATACGCTTATCTCTCGGAACTTGAGGCTGTGAAGACGCTTTTGCCTGGGGAAGGCAAAGGGGCGGAGATAGGTGTCGGAACCGGTAGATTTGCCGCCCCCTTGGGAATAAAGCTGGGCATCGAGCCCTCCAAAGCGATGGCAGAGGTAGCTAAAAAGCGGGGCATAGAGGTCATCGAAGGCGTTGCCGAGAACCTCCCCTTTTCCGATGAGAGCTTCGATTATCTTCTGATGGTCACGACGATCTGCTTCGTTGACGACCCTGAAAAGGCCCTGCGCGAGGCCTACCGCGTGCTGAAGCCGGGCGGGGCTTTGGTAATAGGCTTCGTTGATGGAAACAGCCCGATCGGGAGGCACTACGAGGAGCACAGGGAGGAAAGCGTTTTTTACAGGGACGCGAGGTTCTTCTCGACTGAGGAACTTCTGGAGCTCCTAAAAAAGGCCGGCTTCAAAGAGTTTGAAATTGTTCAGACGCTTTTCCACAGGCTGGGCGAGGTTAAGGAAGTCGAACCCGTTAAGCCCGGCTACGGCGAGGGGAGCTTTGTGGTCATAAAGGCCGTGAAGTGA
- a CDS encoding radical SAM protein — MIAFGPVPSRRLGRSLGVNNIPDKVCSFACVYCQIGRTLRMELERRPFYGPELIFDEVRKKVGEAEERGERIDYVTFVPDGEPTLDANLGREAELLKTLGIPLAILTNSSLIWREDVREDLLRFDFVSLKVDAVSEEIWRKVDRPHKGLSLERILEGMLEFRKVFGGKVVTETMLVDGIDYGDEFERIADFLAELEPDTAYIATPTRPPAEEWVRPAKEEVINHAFQTFAGKLGEDRVEYLIGYEGNAFAFTGNVEEDLLGITSVHPMREEAVEEFLRKANADWGVVERLLVEGKLIELEYNGKRFYMRRLKSRGPAVR, encoded by the coding sequence ATGATAGCCTTTGGGCCGGTCCCTTCGAGAAGGCTCGGGAGGAGCCTCGGGGTAAACAACATCCCCGATAAGGTCTGCTCCTTCGCCTGCGTTTACTGCCAGATAGGCAGAACCCTGAGGATGGAGCTTGAGAGGAGGCCCTTTTACGGGCCGGAGCTGATATTTGACGAGGTCAGGAAAAAGGTCGGGGAAGCTGAAGAGAGGGGCGAGAGGATAGACTACGTAACCTTTGTCCCGGACGGTGAGCCTACCCTCGACGCAAACCTCGGGAGAGAAGCCGAGCTGTTGAAAACGCTCGGAATCCCGCTCGCGATACTCACCAATTCATCACTCATCTGGCGCGAGGACGTGAGAGAAGACCTCCTCAGGTTCGACTTTGTTTCCCTCAAGGTGGATGCCGTCAGCGAAGAGATCTGGAGGAAAGTGGACAGGCCCCACAAAGGCCTGAGCCTTGAGAGAATCCTCGAGGGTATGCTCGAGTTCAGGAAGGTCTTCGGGGGAAAAGTGGTCACCGAGACGATGCTTGTGGATGGCATAGATTATGGCGACGAGTTTGAGAGGATAGCGGACTTCTTAGCGGAGCTTGAGCCGGATACAGCCTACATAGCGACCCCCACGAGGCCCCCAGCCGAGGAGTGGGTGAGGCCAGCTAAGGAAGAGGTGATAAACCATGCCTTCCAGACCTTCGCCGGGAAGCTCGGTGAAGATCGCGTCGAGTATTTGATAGGCTACGAGGGCAACGCCTTCGCCTTCACAGGGAACGTTGAGGAGGATTTGCTGGGCATCACCTCGGTGCACCCGATGAGGGAAGAGGCCGTTGAGGAGTTCCTCAGAAAGGCAAACGCCGACTGGGGCGTTGTTGAGAGGCTTTTGGTGGAAGGAAAGCTGATAGAGCTGGAATACAACGGGAAGCGCTTTTACATGCGCAGGCTGAAGAGCAGGGGACCCGCAGTTAGGTGA
- a CDS encoding NifB/NifX family molybdenum-iron cluster-binding protein, producing MKIAIPTNGGGRNDTVAAVFARAPALYIAEVDENGNILSEKVIRNPASTAGGGAGPMVVQALINEGVEAVIAPQVGPNALGAIQAAGIRLHQVAPGTPVEEAIKAVVSGAAGRFAPPAVATTPLTPAPAYGPYPLPPAYGYGPGWGGGWWGRGRGWGGGRGGRPGHCPWTGQPSRRAWLSRFFGWW from the coding sequence ATGAAGATCGCGATCCCGACCAACGGTGGAGGAAGGAACGACACGGTTGCGGCTGTGTTCGCCCGTGCCCCCGCCCTCTACATAGCGGAAGTGGACGAAAACGGAAACATCCTGAGCGAGAAGGTCATTCGGAATCCAGCTTCAACAGCCGGCGGTGGAGCAGGCCCGATGGTGGTTCAGGCCCTCATCAACGAGGGCGTTGAAGCGGTAATAGCCCCCCAGGTTGGACCAAACGCCCTCGGTGCCATACAGGCGGCGGGCATAAGGCTCCACCAGGTCGCGCCAGGGACTCCAGTAGAGGAGGCAATAAAGGCTGTCGTCAGTGGCGCGGCGGGACGGTTTGCTCCCCCAGCTGTCGCTACAACTCCCCTCACTCCAGCTCCAGCCTACGGCCCGTACCCCCTCCCACCGGCTTACGGCTACGGCCCCGGGTGGGGCGGGGGCTGGTGGGGAAGGGGACGCGGTTGGGGCGGTGGAAGAGGAGGAAGGCCCGGCCACTGCCCGTGGACAGGCCAGCCAAGCAGGAGAGCCTGGCTTTCCAGGTTCTTCGGCTGGTGGTGA